From Bacteroidota bacterium:
ATAGTAGGTGTACCATTTGCAAGTGTAAGAATTCTATCAACATCACTGCTTCCGCCGAAGTAATCAATTTCAATTTCTCCTAATGAATTTGAATACAATACTTGCCTGTCTGTCATTACCGGATTTGCCGGATAAAAGTTAACACTTGACTTATAATAATTCGGCATAAAAAACCAGGAGAATGCAGCAGAACCTAATGCGGCAATAATAGTTGTGATAATGATTGGTCTTTTCCATTTCAGGGCAATCCTGATAAGCTCAATCAAATCGTTTCTTTGTTCGGGCATGATGTAAAAATTTGAGCTGTAAAAGTAGGAAATCCCACCGACAGGTTTTTTACTGTTTTATATTTCTAAAAGCAGGTAATAATTCTGAAGGGTTTAATATTTTTAATACAATTGCCAGAGGAAGACTACCTGCCATACTGATAAATAATTGATAAGGCCAATTCAGTGGTATGGAATAAATAAGAAAACAAAATCCGATATATAGAATAACAAAAAAAGCAGCACGCAACCAAAGTGCTATTCGCATTTTATATTGCATCACATAATAGGTTAGATAAATATGTGCCGCTGTTACAAACAATTGAGTAATTACCGTAGCAATAGCCGCACCGGCAGCAAAATATTTTGGTATAAGAAATAGGTTTAATACAACATTAATTATTACTCCACCAATTGCAATTAAATTTAATGTTCTGAGGCTGCCATTTGCCGTAAGTAACGTACCGAAAATGTAAACGATGCTGATATTTATAAAGCTCAACATCAACAGTCCAAAAATATTTCCATAGTCAGATGTTGCATTCACATAAAGTAAACTCATGATTTGTTGTCGGTAAAAAATAAATGCAACACCACTTCCCACAGAAAGAAAAAACATGAGTTTAAAATTTAATTCTGCAAAAGCTTGTGTGGGTTCTTGCTGATGAATCATGCGGGAAAACATTGGCAATAAAATAGTGGCGAACATTAATCCTAAAATACTGAGAGCATCTAATAAACGGAATGCAGATGCATACACTCCGGCTTCAAGTGCGCCATTCTCACCCAACATACGCTCTATCATAACACCATCAATACGATAATAAACCGTCATTAAAAAAGTAAGCATTGCAAAGGGTAAACTTCTGCGAATTATCTCTCTTAAAACTTCCGGTCTGAATTGGAATTGAATATGTTTTAAATGTGCCCACAACGCAATTAAACCCACAACACCTGCAATGATATATGCAATAATCTGTGCGCCTATAAAATTATTAATCGAAATTTTAAAAGGCAATACCGTTGTCCATAATATTAAAATGCAAATCAGGCTGCTGATAAGTTTATCCAAAACGGATAACACTGCATCGGTTCTGAAAAATTGCAGCGCAGAAATATTGGAGCGAATAAAAATATAGAAGGAAAGGAAAATCTGATTGATAATTAATAATCCCAGAATTTGTAATTGATGTGTATCGAAACGAATTCCAAAAGCAAACAAATAAACTACAATAGTATATAGAATACCAAAAAGCAATTTCGCAATAAGCGTAGTTGAAAAATATTGTTGCAATCGGGAAGGATCCTGTGCTATATGTCGGTTGTTATAATTGTTTATTCCAAAATCCAATATTACCTGAAACAAGAATGAGAAATTGAATAAAGAAAAGTAAAGTCCGTATTCCTCGGGACCAAGCGTATTTTGCACAGTGCGATCAATGCCAAGTATCCAAAATGGCTTAATGAGCAAGTTCACGAAAATCAGGAAACTTAAATTTGCAAGAAAACTTTTCTTCATTATTTTGACAGCGGACTAAAAATAAGTATAATTGCCTCAAAATACCTGTATATCGAAAACAACTCTACTCTAAACTTCAAGGTATAATAAAAATTTCTACACAGTATCGCATTTAAATTATTGAACTAACCACTGAAACAAAAAGCGTATGCGCATAGCTGTGAACACCCGTTTTCTGATTAAAAATAGATTGGAAGGTATTGGATGGTTTACTTATGAAACCATGAAACGATTAGTGCAACGACATCCGGAGCATGAGTTTGTTTTTTTATTCGACAGAGAATTTCCAGAAGAATTTATTTTCGCCGATAATGTAATTGGTGAAAAAGTATGGCCTCCTGCCCGGCATCCTTACTTGTGGCAATTCTGGTTTGATTATTCTATCCCAAGAATTTTAGAACGTTATAATCCCGATCTGTTTATTTCTACCGATGGATTTATGTCCACAAAAACGCATTTACCTACATTATTGGTTTTGCATGATTTGGGCTTTGAACATTATCCGGAACATACACCGCAAATTGTAAGCAGATATTATAGAAAATATACTCCGCTGTTTGCACATAAAGCAGATAAAATAATTACAGTATCCGATTTTTCAAAGCAAGATATTATAACACAATATAATATTGAGCCTTCAAAAATTGATGTGATTTTTAATGGCGCTAGTGATGCGTACAAACCTCTAAATGCTGAACAACAAATTGCAGTGCGACAAAAATATACTTCGGGCAAACCTTATTTTATTTATGTAGGCTCTGTACATCCACGAAAAAATGTGAAGAATTTATTGCTTGCTTATGATCAGTTTCAAGCTAAACATAACACAGATTACAAATTGGTAATTGCAGGGCGTATGGCATGGAAAACTGATGCAACAAAGGAAGCTTTTGAGAGCATGCACTGTAAACAAGATGTAATATTCACAGGGCATTTGCAATTGCCGGAACTTGCCGAATTAATGGGGGGCGCAGAAGCATTAATTTATCCATCCTTATTTGAAGGATTTGGAATTCCGGTGTTGGAAGCACGCTATTGTAATGTGCCGGTTATAAGTAGTAATCGCTCCAGTTTACCCGAAGTGGCGGGAGAAAATGCATTGTATTTTAATCCGGAAAATATTGGAGAAATGGTGGCCGCTATAGAAAAGTTTTATACAAACAATTTGCACTATAAAAAACTTGCAACAACAGGAATTGACATCAGAAATACGTTTAGCTGGGATGCATCTGTAACTCGCATGGAACATACAATTGCGGAAATGGATAAGCGATTTAAGCCCAGTATTGTATTGCAATAATGAATTTGTATTCATGTGGATTTTTTAAAGACGTAAATTTGTAATCTCAATATTTACGTATGCGAAAAATTATTTTATCAATTCTTACACTTTGTTTTTTCTACCCTGCATTTGCACAAAAAACTACTTTTAATAAATCAGATATATTTTCTATTCCAAAAGCAGGTGTTTCTGATCCTTCTAAATTTCAACCGGATTTTTTTACAACCATGTATTCTTTGGAAATGCCTGCGCCTGGATCAGGTTCGTATAGAAGTTTCTTAATTGCTCTGAAAGAAACATTATATGCAAATAAAATTTTTCCGGGGAAATCAAATTTTCGAAGTAGTGCATTTGTACCGATTCCGGATACGCTTACAAGTTTTGAAGGAAACACAATGGGCAGTAGTGTTCCCAATGATAATGATATTGCCATTTCCAATGGTGGAATGATAGTTTCTGTAATTAATACTTCCATTTATATTTTCGATCAATCCGGAAGTACACTTGCCAGTTTTTCATTAGAAACATTTTCTGATACATTAGAAATTACAGGAGATAAATTCGATCCAAAAGTGATGTATGATCCCGTACATGATCGCTTTATAATTGTATTTCTAAATCTTGTATTCGGAGATGAAGCAAACAATACCGACATCATTGTTGCATTTTCACAAACAAATAATCCATTAGATAACTGGAATTTATATTCACTGCCCGGCAATCCAAAAGACAATGATACATGGACGGATTTTCCGATGCTGGCTATAACACAACACGAATTATTTATTACCGGTAATTCAATAATTCCGGGTGAACCTTGGCAGACAGGTTTTAGCGAAACACTGATTTGGCAAATGAATTTAGATAGTGGTTATTCAGGAGCCGATTTAAGTGCAGTGTTCTGGGATGATATTTTATTTGAAGGAAATCCAATTAGAAATTTATGTCCTGTAAAAGGTGGCAGTACTATTTATGGACCTAACATGTATTTATTAAGTAATAGAAATTTTGCAGAAACCAACGATACAATTTTTATTGTGGAGATAACAGGTACATTAGATGCTGTAGAAACTATTGCAGAAATTAATTTTTCTCTTAGCGATGTAAACTATGCTGTTCCGCCACAGGCACGCCAATATAATTCGCACACGTTTGATACGAATGATGGTAGAATATTAGGTGCTGTTATGGAAAATGGTTGGATTCAATTTGTTGCAAATACTTTAGATCCGGCAACAGGATTTTCAGGAATTTATCATGGAATGATAACTGATCTGGATGGTGATAATAATATTACCGGACATATTATCGGTGATGATTCACTTGATTTTGGCTATCCAAATATTAGTTATAGCGGACGTTTTGAAAATGATGATCAATGTATAATTGTAATGAATCATTCTTCACCTGAAGTGTATGCAGGCATGAGTGCATTTTTTTATAATCAAGGAGAATATTCTGAACGACTACATTTAAAATCCGGTGAAACTTATGTAAATGTAATTAGCGGATATTATGAGCGTTGGGGTGATTATACAGGTTCACAAAGAAAATATAATGCGCCGGGCAATGTGTGGGTTTCAGGAACATATGGAAAATTAAAAGATCTTGGTCCGTTCACTAACAGAAATAATGCAACATGGATTTCTAATTTGCGCACCAACGATTCTCTTCCTCCTGTTTCATTAAATGCAATAGAAATTTTAAGGGATGTAAACGTATTTCCAAATCCTGCAGATACATATTTTGAAACAACATTTTATCTTTCTCAATCAGGGAAAGTAGAATGTAGTATTTATGATATGCAAGGTAAATTGATGAAAACATTAATTACCAGGAATGCACCTGCGGGCGAAACAAGATTGACCTTCTCCACCGAGCCTCTGCAAAGTGGTACCTATATTTTAAAAATCACTTTGAATGATGTGCCTCTTGTTTCCAAACAATTCGTGCGATTGTGATTTAACAATGAAAAAAAATTATTAAAAAATCTATTGTAGGAAGTATGAAAAAGCGGCGTAGGAATATTGTATTTGCACAGTTAGAAATAACTAGCGTTGCCGACAAAGGTTACGGTATGGCAAGGCACGAAGGGAAAGTGGTGTTTGTAGAAAAAACAATTCCGGGTGATATTGTAGATGCACAAATTCAAAAAAATAAAAGTGATTATGCAATGGGATATCCTATTGTATTTCATAAAAAATCATCATTGCGTGTGGATGCATTTTGCGAACACTTCGGAACATGTGGTGGTTGTACCTGGCAAAATATTGATTATAAAACACAATTGCTTTTTAAAAAACAATTGGTTGAGGATGCATTCCGCCGTATTGGAAAAGTAATGGATATTTCAATTATACCTGATGTGCTTGCATCACCTTATGAAAAATATTATCGCAATAAATTAGAGTTTACTTTTTCTGACAGCAGATGGCTTATGCCAGAGGAAATGGATATTGCTGTGGAAGGTAAAAATAGAAATGCACTTGGTTTTCATATCCCGAAAAAATTTGATAAAATTTTAGATATAAAACATTGTTATCTGCAACCTGCGTTGTCAAATGAAATTCGCCTGGCATTAAAAAGTTATGGTTTAATTCATGAATTAGAATTTTATAATCTGCGTACACACGAAGGATTTTTGCGCAATGTAATTATCCGCAATACTGCCGATAATCAGATTATGGTAATTGTGATTGTTGCTAAAAATGAAATGGAACTAATCCAAAAATTGATGAAGCATTTGCAATTTACTTTTCCTGAAATTACCTCCTTGTATTATGTGGTAAACTCAAAAGTGAATGATACCATTTATGATCAGGAGATGCATCATTTTTCAGGCGAAGAATTTATTATTGAGCAAATAGAAAATATTAAATACAGACTTGGGCCAAAATCTTTTTTTCAAACAAATACTGAGCAAGCAAAAAATCTGTATAGCATTGCAATTACAATGGCAGATTTAAAAAAGGAAGATTTAGTGTATGATCTCTATACCGGTTTGGGAAGTATTGCATTATTAATGGCAGATAAATGTAAGCAAGTGGTAGGTGTAGAAACAGTACCGACTGCAGTGGAAGATGCTATTGAAAATGCAAAATTAAACGGCATTGAAAATTGTACATTTATTTGTGGCAATATGGATAAAATGTTTGATGCAGCATTTGTTGAAACACATGGTAAACCGGATGTGATAATTACAGATCCACCCCGTGCCGGAATGCATAAAGATGTGGTGAATCAAATTTTGCAAATGGAACCACGCCGGATTGTGTATGTAAGTTGTAATCCTGCAACACAAGCAAGAGATATACAATTATTATCAGAAAAATATAGAGTTTCAAAACTGCAACCGATAGATATGTTTCCACATACTTTTCATATTGAAAATATCGCTTTGCTGGAAAAAATTATTTAATAAGTCAACATTGTTTTTAACTTGTTATATGCTGCATGATTTTTTTCGCTGTTTGCAGATTCCACGATATCTTTTTTCTCACGAGCTGTTAAATGCAAACTCAATGAAGCACGTTGTCTGTTAGCAGGTGGCTGATAATCTATTGTAATCACTTCCATTTTTCCTTTCAGCATTGTATTTAAATATTCCATTGAAAAATCATTTTGATAATCCTGAATTTCCACCCAATTCATATATAAGCTTCCAACAGGATTAAATAATTTTTCATAAATACCCTGACTCACTTTTTCCTGAATTGGTTTTTCCTGTTCTATACCACGAATATTCAGCATGATTACACCACTGGTATTTTTTAAAATCCAATCCTGAAAAGTGGCTGCATATCGAACAGAAGTTTCTATTCCATAATTATCTCGAATGCCGGCATCCATCACTTCAATAGAAGGATTGGTGGGCAAATGCACTTTCGGTAAAATATATGGAAAAGTGCAGTTCATTCGAATAGCGGTTGAGAGCAAAAGATTATCACCATTTTCTTTGCCGAGTAAATCATGAATATCAATACCATCCACTTCCGGCAATGAGAAATGTTGCATGCGATTATAAGGCACACACATAAAAGAAAATCTTTGAGCGCCAATAAATAATTGTCGCTCATCATTTATTATTGTTGGATAAAATAATAACATCGGAATTTGCATTGCATATTCTGCATCTGCATATGCACTCATAGGTTTGAATAATATGGAATCCGTATTCTCGTGCAATACCTTTTCGAAAATATATCCCCTGTCTTTTCGAAAAGTTTGATTGTTGTATTTAAGTTTATCTAAGGGATAAAAAAAATCATTTATCACTAAAGTAAAAGAAACTGCATTTAATAAATCCGATGAAATATTATTCAGATATTTTTCAGAAGCAAGATTTATAAAATCACCTTGTAATTTGCGATAATATAATTCACGGTAATAAGAAGCGGCAATCATTCCTCCGGAAGCGCCGGTAATTAAAACAGTATGATTCATTAATCCGCCATTAGTAATGCTATCCATCATTTGCAATACCCGCATAGTAAACATAGTGGATCGTAAGCCGCCGCCACTCACATTTAATAACACAAGTTTCGGTTTATCGGGAGCGCTGTCAAATTTATGTTTCCAATTATTTAATATTTCCAAACCCACCGTTTTATCGGCATCCATATTTTCAATTGAGTTAGCACTTTTTAATGTTGCAATAGAATATTCAACCGAAGTATTTTTATAATCAATTCCCATTGCACGATTTTTATATTGCAAAAAATTCGAGCTGATAATAAGATCAACTACAATAAGAAATAATACTGCTGCAAACACTTTCCATTGCCCAAGCCAATAGGTAAATGCACCGGTAATTACAATACCTATATTAATAATAAGCAGAATACTGCTGGCGGCAGGAATACGAAAAAAAGGATAGTCAACTAAATGACCGAGCAGAATAATTATTACTAATGCAGACAATTGAATGATAAGTGCATTTGCATGATGTTGTCTGTAAACAGAACGAATCACATCATACGGATAATGATAAACCGGTCTTGCTATTTTAATTTTAAAATCATGATTAAAATAATTTGAAAGGCGCAGTTCATCTTTAAATTTATGGCGGCCATCTACAAATGAATTTGGCGTTACCAAACCGGTTCCCATTTTTTTATTGCTGATGCCAATTATTTGTAAAATACTTTTATTGGTAGTGGAAAAATAAAGCATAGTTAACGTGATAAACACAAACATGCCGGTGAACAAACCACCTATTTGTGTTAACGCCTCATTCATACTTACCAATCCTTCTGATGATTGAAACTGAATAAGTTTATAGAGATATAGAATAAAAAAAAATGAAGGCAACACAGCATTATTTAATGAATACACGCCAAACGGACGACGCAGTGTCGCAAGAAATGGAAAATGATTTGCATTGAAAATATAACTTATCAAATTCCATGAAATGAATGTGCCACCAAAAGCAAATCCCATGATGGTGAAGCTTATAAAATCTACATGACCTAAATATTCAGGATCCAGAAATAGCAATGAGATTCCATATCTGCTGCCTAATACATTCGTAAATAATAAACTAATAAGAATCAGGAAGAATAAAAGAAAATGATTTTTTTTCAGATGCAATAACAGCAACTGAATTGGAAAAGAATAATACACCTGTGCCCAATATCTCAAATCTCTTTTTTTTACTGTAACGAAAATATCAAATAGTTAGGTTGCAGTGCTGTATCTGAAATATGGATAATTACAAAACACCGAAAATTTAAACGGATACAATTCTGACTTCATCCAAACGATGCTTGCCATTTTTTGCAAGAACGATGTATTCAATTTTATTTTCTGTTACCATATCAACTACCAGATCAGTAACCACATTTTCACCTTCTGATGTTTGGATATTTAAAGTGATTGGTTTTTTTAAAACTGCGGCATCTGTAAAAATATCATAGAGATTGCAGTCAATGGGTGTATATCTTTTTTCCTTCATATAATCCTGTAAATGATATTTTGAATAAATAAGTGCAAAAAAAAATGCTGCCCGCTCCTCATCAGGCAGCATCACTATAGGGGGAGATAATTTCAATAGATGCTTGACACAAAGATAATTTTCTTTACTTTTTTTGCAAATAAATTATTCAAATTCAGAAAAGTTTTTCATTTTCGCAATATTATTTAAAATTGTTTAATAACCTAATAATTAAAACCCACCACAGTGAGCGAAAATTTACAACTTGACAAACTAGATGTGAAGATATTGGATATCTTGATGCACAATGCCACCATTCCTTACACAGAAATCGCAAAAATGTTGAATGTTTCCAGCGGAACTATCCATGTGCGCATGAAGAAATTAGAGAACATGGAGATTATCCGTTCTTCAAATCTTCAAATTAATCCAACAAAAGTAGGATATGATGTTACTGCATTTCTTGGGGTATATCTGGAAAAAAGTTCTATGTACGATGATGTGGTAAAAGAACTTCAGACTATATCTGAAGTAACTGAATGTTATTACCTGACTGGTGACTACAATATGTTTGTAAAACTATTGTGCAGAGATACCAATCATTTAAAAGATGTGTTGCATGATAAGATTCAAAAAATAAATGGAATTGATCGCACAGAAACTTTTATAGCATTGGAACAAACATTTATCCGCCCAATGAAAATTGTTTTAAATCATAAATAAAGTCAATGTGCTTCTAACCAATTAATTCCTGTTCCTACTTCTACTTCTATAGGTACATTTAGAGTTAAAGCATTCACCATTTTTTCCTGCACAAGTTGCTTCATTTGTTCCAGTTCAGGTTTAAAAACATCAAACACTAATTCATCATGCACTTGTAAAGTCATTTTTGATTTTAATTTTTCTTTTTTCAATGCTTCATGAATATTAATCATCGCAATCTTAATCATATCGGCAGCGGAACCTTGTATGGGAGAATTAATTGCAATGCGTTCTGCCTGACTGCGCACAGTATTATTTGCTGAATTAATATCACGCAAATATCTTTTTCTACCTAAAATAGTTTCAACATAACCATGTTTGCGGGCAAATTCAATATTGCTTTCCATCAACTGCTGCACACCCGGAAATTGTGCGGTATAATTATCAATAATTTCTTTTGCTTCTGTTCTTGAAATTTTTAGATTTTGTGAAAGTCCAAATGCAGTTTGTCCATAAGCAATTCCAAAATTTACTGCCTTTGCTTTACTGCGCATTTCACGAGTTACTGTATTTGCATCTACACCAAAAACTCTGGCAGCAGTTGCGGAGTGAATATCCATACCTTGTTTAAATGCCTCTATCATTCCGGTATCATTACTTAATGCTGCGATGATACGCAATTCAATTTGCGAATAATCCGCACTCAATAAAATATGATTTTCATCTCTTGCAATAAATGCTTTGCGCACCTGCTGACCTCGTTCTGTTCGTATAGGAATATTTTGCAGATTCGGATTATTACTGCTCAACCTTCCTGACGATGCAACTGCCTGACTGAAGTTAGTATGTATCCTATTTGTTTTCGGATTTATTAGTTGAGGTAAACTATCCACATAAGTAGATTTTAATTTACCTAATTCACGATAGTTTAATAATAAAGATGCGATAGGATAATCATTTTCCAAACGACTTAATATATCTTCTCCGGTACTGAGTTGGCCGGTTTTTGTTTTCTTGCCTTCATAAGGAATTTTCAACTTTACAAACAACACATCACTTAATTGTTTTGGCGAATCAATATTAAATCTTACACCTGCAAGTTCGAATATTTCTTTACCGGTTGATTCCACTTCTATCTCTAATTCTTTAGAGAAATCATTTAAAAAATCAACATCTAAATTCACTCCTTCATATTCCATGTCTGCCAAAACTTGTATCAATGGAATTTCAACTTCCTTGTATAATTTTTCTAATTTTTCTGTTTTCAATAAAGGTTGAAATTGCTGATGCAGTTGCAAAGTAATATCCGCATCTTCCACAGCATATTCAGTAACTTTTTCAATTGGAACATCCCGCATACTCAATTGATTTTTTCCTTTTTTTCCAATAAGTGTAGTTATAGATACGGGAGAATAACCGAGATAATTTTCAGCAAGAAAATCCATATTATGCCGCAGTTCCGGTTCTAATAAATAATGCGCCAACATACTGTCCTGCAATTTTCCTTTTAATTCAATTCCATACCATTTCATCATCAGGTAATCGTATTTAATATTCTGACCAATTAATGTGATTGCATTATTTTCAAGCACAGGTTTAAATAAATCAACTAAAGCCTTTGCTTTGGATTGATCTGTTGGAACAGGAACATAATAACCTTCCCCAATTTTCCAGGAAAAAGATAAGCCTACAAGCTCTGCATCATTTGCATCAATGCCGGTGGTTTCTGTATCAAATGAAAATTCTTTTTGTTGTAATAAATCTGCAATCAGTTTTTTTATTTCATCTTCAGTTTCACACAACTGATAATGATGTGGTGTGTTAGTTATATTCTTGCCAGCTTCAATCTTTTCACTTTGTGATTGAATTGCATTTACCGCTGAGGATTCCGTATTGCCGAATAAATCAAATTGCGCACCATTGCGTTCTGCATTTACTTCATAGCTTTCTCCCAGAATATCTTTTGCTAATTTTCTGAATTCTAATTCTCTGAAAATTTCAGAAAGCTTTTCTCTATCGGGTTCATCAATAATTAATTTCTCTTCATCAAATTCTACAGGAACATCTAAAATTATTGTTGCAAGAAATTTACTCATGATAGCTTGTTCTTTAAAATTGATAAAGTTCTCCTGCATTTTCCCTTTCATTTTATCAATATTTTCCAGCACACCTTCCACACTTCCATATTGCTGAATTAATTTTTTTGCAGTCTTCTCTCCTACACCGGGCACACCCGGAATATTGTCAACACTATCACCCATTAATCCTAAAATATCTATTACTTGTAATGGGTTTTCAATCTCCCATTTCTTTAATATATCATCCACGCTTAAAGTGTCAAATCCGGTTCCTAAAAAACTGGGACGATACATATATATACCTTCTTCCACCAGTTGCCCATAATCTTTATCCATCGTAACCATATACACATCATAACCTGCTTTTTTCGCTTTTTTAGCAAGTGTTCCAATTATATCATCTGCTTCATAACCACCTTTTTCAATTATAGGAATATTAAATGCTTTTACTATTTCTTTGATGTAAGGAATGGAGAATTTTATATCCTCCGGAGCTTCATCTCGGTTTGCTTTATATTCAGGATACGCAACTTCCCTTGTTGTTATTTCAAAAGAATCAAAACAAACTGCGATATGTGTTGAGTTAGTTTTTTTTAATAATAAATTTAATGTATTTACAAAGCCGCTGATAGCAGAAACATTCTGTCCTTTAGAATTAATAAGTGGATTTTTTGCAAATGCAAAATATGCACGAAAGATTAATGCAAATGCATCTATGAGATAAAGTTTTTTTTCGCTTTCCATTTGGTTGTCTTTGTTAGAAGTGTATTATAATGTGTGTGATTTAAAATCACGATTTATATTTTTATATATTCAAACTTGTCAATAGCCAATAATTGAGTAATGAGTTTTTTTGTCAATGTTTTAAGTCAATAGTCTAAGTTTTTACGCCAACAGCCGATCGCCAACAGCTAAAAGCCAACAGCCAATAGCCAATAGCCAATTTCATCATTTAATCACACTAATCTTCAACACATTTGTTCTAGCAAATTCTTTCACAGGCATAGTCCCAAGATTCAAAACGACATCTCCGGTTTTCAATCGTTTA
This genomic window contains:
- the polA gene encoding DNA polymerase I; protein product: MESEKKLYLIDAFALIFRAYFAFAKNPLINSKGQNVSAISGFVNTLNLLLKKTNSTHIAVCFDSFEITTREVAYPEYKANRDEAPEDIKFSIPYIKEIVKAFNIPIIEKGGYEADDIIGTLAKKAKKAGYDVYMVTMDKDYGQLVEEGIYMYRPSFLGTGFDTLSVDDILKKWEIENPLQVIDILGLMGDSVDNIPGVPGVGEKTAKKLIQQYGSVEGVLENIDKMKGKMQENFINFKEQAIMSKFLATIILDVPVEFDEEKLIIDEPDREKLSEIFRELEFRKLAKDILGESYEVNAERNGAQFDLFGNTESSAVNAIQSQSEKIEAGKNITNTPHHYQLCETEDEIKKLIADLLQQKEFSFDTETTGIDANDAELVGLSFSWKIGEGYYVPVPTDQSKAKALVDLFKPVLENNAITLIGQNIKYDYLMMKWYGIELKGKLQDSMLAHYLLEPELRHNMDFLAENYLGYSPVSITTLIGKKGKNQLSMRDVPIEKVTEYAVEDADITLQLHQQFQPLLKTEKLEKLYKEVEIPLIQVLADMEYEGVNLDVDFLNDFSKELEIEVESTGKEIFELAGVRFNIDSPKQLSDVLFVKLKIPYEGKKTKTGQLSTGEDILSRLENDYPIASLLLNYRELGKLKSTYVDSLPQLINPKTNRIHTNFSQAVASSGRLSSNNPNLQNIPIRTERGQQVRKAFIARDENHILLSADYSQIELRIIAALSNDTGMIEAFKQGMDIHSATAARVFGVDANTVTREMRSKAKAVNFGIAYGQTAFGLSQNLKISRTEAKEIIDNYTAQFPGVQQLMESNIEFARKHGYVETILGRKRYLRDINSANNTVRSQAERIAINSPIQGSAADMIKIAMINIHEALKKEKLKSKMTLQVHDELVFDVFKPELEQMKQLVQEKMVNALTLNVPIEVEVGTGINWLEAH